DNA from Triplophysa dalaica isolate WHDGS20190420 chromosome 9, ASM1584641v1, whole genome shotgun sequence:
GTTTATAAGGAGAAACACATCATTTTGCCAATCTTGACTCTCGTGTCATCTTCATCAAACCTGCAGAAGTTATCATCTCTAAGCTCTTACCTTTTTGTGTCTGTCTTTAAAAGGCAAAGCCGGCCATGTCATTTCCTGCAAGAAGTCCTGCCACTGTTTCTGGTCCTGATCCGACGAGATGAAGACGATCTCCAATTTGTCCTTGTGCTCTGATGATTTCTTAAACTTGCTGTAAAACTCGCAGAGGCTGGAGTTGAACTGCTTGCAGGGACCGTTCAAACTGCAGCCGAAGTAGAGCCCGAGCAGCGACAGCTTACTGCCCAGCGCGTGAACATCCAGCTCGGCTTTCTCCCGGTTGACGAGGCGCTCTCCGAGCAGATCCACCAGAAACTCCGACATCGCTGCTGAGCGATCCAATCGGACTGGTTTTGATCGGCTTCGTTTGTTCAGattgaatgaaatgaaatccGAGGTGATCGCTGGAGATCCGCAGGCCCTGCTGCTCAGTTTTGGCCGTGGTTAAGTAGACGCGTGGGTTCGGAGGACAGCGGCCGCGGTTTGTGTCACTGTGAGCGGTGTGCAGGAATGCGCTCCGGTTATATAGACTGACGCTCGGTAACAATGCAGCGTCGCGCTGTGGTGTTTTACTGACATCTACTGGAGAAGTGACGAAAttgcacagaaaaacaaacgcGTTACCATGGAAATGGCGTACTGTACTGCTCAAAAGCTACGGCCACTTcctctttatttgtttattttttattttagaattaaaacaatgaaataataaaaatataacccaacaatttaaaataaatcacacgTTACACCTCCTTCAAAGGTACCGTTTGATAAGCTTTATTATCCATAACTGAACGAGTTTCTATTCTAGGCTCTTCTTGGATGcattttcatcattatttagtcatcatttccaaaacattaaaaaaaagcaataaatgaaattaaataaataaatattcttgtTTCCAAACCCCTAGGTTTAAACGTTCAGTCATATGTCAGATGTCAATTAAAAAGAAACACATCATCATTTTCATGTCTGCCCAGTATGCCGGTTCAGCAATATAAGGGAATGTGCATTGCATAAGAAGCCTTTTTTTCgtttaatatttaagaaaaaaatgatcagAGCCTTTCTTAATgtaatgatgtttaatttattatagTATTTTTAAGTAAAGGTTCATACACAAATTTGTATGTGGTTCTGGTCGGCTTGCATGTAAGCATTGCAGACCAGTGATGTCACAGTAATTATGTCATGCATACCATGTACACCTGAATTATCAGTTAAAGCTGAAGAAGTGGTGCAGACCAGTAAATACAGACCTGTGAAAGATCACTTTATATTGACTAAAACAGTTCATGTATAATAAACATCCACATTGTGAGCGAAAAACTGTATTGCTTAATATTCTGCTACATATCAGCAAAAGTATACATATACAAGCAGatataatgatttaaaagaCATGCCGACATACAGTTACTACTGAATATAACAGTAACATTTAAAACGAACAAAAGCAGATactcattttgaaatatattttattttgttcagattacacaaaaacaattaaaatggaaATAGTAAACAGATATCTcgtctttaaatgtttttgtgcatAACTGCTTCCAGGGTAAGAACtgtaaaacactttcattatgCATATGTGCTCATACTTTACTTCCCCAAGCTCTTCAGTCTTAGTGTCAATTTTCTTTTGAATATCACTTTAAAGTTCGTTTAAAGCTTCCTTTGATTCACACTGTTTTGAGATCCACAACGGTTTAAAACCATGTACAATCAACACAGGACAAACTAAATGCACAATTCCATAGTCTGAATTACTTTTGCTGAACTTTCAAGATTAACATCACAGAATACAATTGAAGTAACAGCAATGACATCACATTGATCGTTGAAAAAGTTGGATGTGTGGAAATTTCTCGGTCCGCATGTGTACATCAGTATCTGAGGACGCTAATCCTCTGTAAACATCATTCGAACCAGTTCTGCTTTAAAACACTCCTCCTCCACCAGCTTCTGGGgctaaaaacaacataaaacgaTACGTTTTTTAGCTCTAGATTCAAATGTGCATTTTTCTGTATAGTGCATTTAGACATATCATATCAATGATCAAACGTATTCATGTTTACCGTGCCGTAGCACAGTAGTGTGGGTACACCCGTCAGCTTTAGAGTCTTCTTAAAGTCATTGTTTGGATCCTTCCAGCTGCCAAGGCAAAAATCATAGTCAATGTAGATATGTGATGAATCCTAATTTTcatattctgtttacttttgGGCATATTGTGTGATTAAGTactatgaatacattttaatgtgacccctgaaataacatttaaaatttcCATGCccaaacatttatgtaattgtctcttattataaaaatgtgaagCGTTAATATATAAGCAGTGACACAATATTTTGCTCAatttaaagcactttttcaaAACACTGACTACCTGGAGAATCCTGAAAAGTGGCTTGAATCTATCCGTGACCTGTTCCTATACAAAACGACTAGTTTAGGCAGGCTCTATTATTAAAGTCATGTAAACTATAATTTTCCATATTGATTATAATAATCCGTTAGCTGGAATTACAGGCAAAACATGCTATAACTGTAACATTTTTGTGAGATGATGTCATTAGAAAGGTCACAACATTTTGAACATGAAATAAATCATGATTGAACCTGCCCCTGAAAAGAAGTCATGTTATAAATTGCTCTATCAAAGTATGTTAAGTCCAGTATTAAATATGGCatggctttattttttattttgtcatcgaCCTTGTATAAGAACCGTGCatcagcaaaaataaataaaccgtAATCGTAGCATATAGTGTTACAGTGTTAAACAGAGTATGTCTCTTAATGGCAAAAAGTTCTAACAGTTTTTCAAACTATAagtataaaacatatttgtaccCTGAGACCATTGGGATTGGAAGAGAATATGTTTTTATCTACCAATTCATGTAGGGTCAGCAAGCATATATGTAGGGTCAGCAAGTATATATCTTGTGATATCAGAcgcaaacatacaaataattttacagttattttGTACATAATTTGCAGTgcaattaaaaaattaagtcttcagatttttttcaggcttgtggttctcaaactggtcCCCTAGACTGCGGCAGCCCCCAGTTTTGGCATTTTACGACATAAAAATTTGGGCAATCGAACACCAGAGAAATATGGCTACAATTCAATAGAATATTTCAGTATTGTTGAATTTGATGTTTTTCGTAATTCTAAGTATgagattatacattttaaataattgaggGGCCTCAAAAGAATTGGttaaattcaattatataaCTTATATTTccacagagaaagagagtgcTTACCATTATGTAGGATGAATTTAAATAGCTAAAAGTAAATCACAACAATATGACTTTGGTATGGATTTTCACAGGtcacaaatgtaaattaatgtgTGTGTAACAACAGAGAATTTCCTTATTAGACAATCGATGAATGACAACAAACTTCCTTTTCAAATGACAGTAGTGAGTACTGTATACTTACTAGGGTCTGTCTCCTACTTGacagtaaatgaagacagatccCTCTGGAAGATGACACATCTGTCCTCGGACTACTGACTCTGCTGTAATGCACGAAGAGGAAAACCAGAACCGCTAACAAAGACCGATTTCCCATTACATAAAGGGCGTATGTCTGTTTAAACTGAATCTGTAACAGTTACCTTTCACACAGTCTGGGCACCAGCTCTTGCCCTGTTCATCTTTATCTCCAGAAAAGTAAGCGAATATGTCTTTTCCCTTCCGATCAGACACAGCCTTACAAAACTCCTCGTAACCATGAACGGAAACCTCCTCGAAATTCGccatgttttattttggttttactGGGAATCTTCTCTTGAGCGACAAAGTCCAAATCCTGTAGCTTGCAAGAAGCTCAAGAGTGTGAAGTATGAACAAATATGATTGTACTTCCTACAAAACAGGGgttgaatatttaaaataaaagtcccaaAGCTGCGGAAATGTTTATCATTAATTAGCCAAgactgcatttttatttaaacatattacTTCTTGTTTGATTTTGACACAGACCACTGGATTTAGCAGTGGTCCTCAAAACATAtacttcaaataaatgtaaaaaaatatgaattattccGCGTTGACTTTAATTTAAAGTTCAAGTGGTCGGTTTCTCAAATTTTACATATTAACAACTAGCTAAACATATTGTATTTCATTCCATATTTAGGTATTTGAATTGAAACAtggctttataaatgtaaatcattagGAAAATAATAAGGAGAAGTAAAACCATAGATTGTTGTTGTACAGAGCACACCGAAGACAGAGAGTTGAATCCGCGTCTTGTTTAgattatagtgtttttgaatCGGTGCTCATGGAGGCCCCCTTGTGGTGCAGAGTCATACTCAAATATGcgtagtttttattttttatttttattgcttcaaacaaaatgcaaaatacaaataaaataacatagtacaaagaataattatttttagtatattacattacattcacGATATAAACGTTCATCGTAATTTTCTATCAACATCAAGACATTTcagtacaaaataaaatgaaaaataaataaaatgaaaaataataaaatgaaaaaaatagaaGAAAGAAACGAGGATTTATAACCAAACCAGCTTTGCTTTTAAACAGATGTTGCGTTCCTGACAGAGTAAATTAAACATAGTATTCCTTTTCTTTTAATTAGTTTTAATTCCTTTcttacttttattcattttacagagggtttctttaaaacatttaagttcactacaaaaaacattaatattaggACTAGAGCCTGTAActttacatttgtgtatgtatttttttccaagCAAACAACATGCGTGGTTTGCCTACAGGAAGAATCGGCTCTGTGTGTGACGTGTAAATTGCCGTGATCGTAATGTGATGCTTTGTGTCCTCGGCAGTGCGCTGGTCAGGGCGTGTATGAACGCAGAAGCGGCAGCAGGAATGATTTCACTGGGGTGTTTATTCGATTATAAAACAGTCAAATATGTTGTCACTCCGAATAGAAAAGTCGGAGTCTTATACAGAATATTTCAACTCGTTGTCGTTGGATATCTGATCGGGTAAAGAAAACtattatttaatttagtcaAACTTCACAATTTGGCCGATGTGTGGAATGAAATAGAGTTTTCATTGGTTTGATATTaggcaaatatttaaaaatgcattatttattatttaggtGGGTGTtcctgacaaaaaaaaaataccaaTTGACAGATGACACAATTGAGAGCTCTGTGAAAACAAGAGTTAGAGGATTTGCGATCGTCAATACTTCAGAAAATGAGCAAGACCTCTGGGGGCCGGAGGATTACATTGTCCCTCATCAGGTGAGTCACATTATTGCAACtacattataaaatgtgtgttaCAATAgtctttaacattttgattaaaacttgttacaaacagtgtgtgtgtggatatatCAAGTGATTTGTGAAAATTtgcaattttaaaaataaaggtgccataaatgtttattcataagGACGccataaaaccttttttttgtttccttaaatttacatttagtcatttagcagacgctttaatcaaaatgacttagagagagttcagggagcaattcCTGTAGGTAGACGATCCGGGATGCCTGCACGATCCGTTCTGCGCATGCGCGTAATAACGAATTAGAAGAAAAAGGGATGGTGTCCCTACACTTTTGGTATCACGCATGCGATGAAACACTTGACGGCCAGGCGGCATTTTATGTAGGCTacattaagatttttatttaacagctCACGGCGGGTCTATCTTGATGTATTTCAATGCAGTTTACGCTATGCATTACGATGTGTTTACGTGGATGccaattcaaaataataaaggaGTTGTAACATAACCATACACGATTTTGGTTACATGTGGAATAAAGTCTGAGTCTTTCTTTCACTGCAAACCTTCAGTTTCCTCCATCTCCCGATTGCGATTCATTGCTGTATGGCATTAGGCCTACTTAACTTGCCGTGTTTCGATCTGAGATCAGTAGCATTGTCAAAGACGGTTTGTGTCGGTTTCAGTTAACTTTAAATTGAGTAATTTTGTATTAGTATGGGTCTATATAGGCTaatatatctatctatataaTCAAAATGAGGAAAATAATCCCTTCAATGGTGTTTACAGAAGTCAATTAGGAACATAatatgcatttctgtcaaccaAATATTGCCTAACAGCAGCGTAAAGGGAaaatttctcttttctttcgcTGTGAGTGAATGAAAGTCGCACGGTACAAAGGTGTGCAAGCGTGGAACAGATCGTGCATTGTCGTAAATCGTCGCAAAATAGAATTATAATTTGCCCATACACGTTTTCTACCACGACGTTGTAAGGACATGGCGATTACTCCTGAAGACATACCTGGAACGTACCATATTCGTCGCAGCGATGTACAAAATAACGTTTCTGGGATGTGATGAGCACGTCCTAACGGCCAAACAGTCACGTTGTTtaaatctctttattttattttatttaaacaattatcaTTCCTCACATGGAGGATTAATTAATTAGTGATTTCATATGTGCG
Protein-coding regions in this window:
- the txndc17 gene encoding thioredoxin domain-containing protein 17 translates to MANFEEVSVHGYEEFCKAVSDRKGKDIFAYFSGDKDEQGKSWCPDCVKAESVVRGQMCHLPEGSVFIYCQVGDRPYWKDPNNDFKKTLKLTGVPTLLCYGTPQKLVEEECFKAELVRMMFTED